The Canis aureus isolate CA01 chromosome X, VMU_Caureus_v.1.0, whole genome shotgun sequence region tttgttgCTCTTTCAAAGGCTATATCTAAACAAAAAGGGGTTTCTGATGTTTGATACACTAATGCAATTCATGTAACACTACCTTTGACACaacaattttataagaaataacttcacattttgccatattaaagaaaaacaaaacaaaaagtataatgTGTTGAGCTTAAAGATAATCTGttacaagtttgttttttttttacaaacaccACAATTGGTTTTCACTCAAAACGACAAAATTCAAGGAAAACTGTTTCCTTAAGGAGGCACCTAAGAGCAATACATTGACATCTCAACAAATTAGTTCCTTCCAATTATACATGCTGAAAAGTGTTCAGAAAAGGGAACATTGGATCAACAATACAATTTCCAATACTTATTACATAAGTTTTAACATTGTAACATATAGAATATGACcacaaaaataagtgaaaacaaagcatcattaaatgtattttcttttacaatGGTAAAGCAAATGAATCCTAAAGCACTTTGAAATATTGGGTTTTAGGCCTTTCCAAGATGGTCTTCATAAGACTGCTTATCAAACTTCAAACTGTAGTCCCACAAATTTACCAATCttgttttaaagttaattttacaggccaatacttttctttaaaatcttctaTAAATGGAAATGCCATATTCATAGATCAATATAATTTTGATAATCATTACAGACTTTAAAACTTTAAACGTTTTCTCAATTATAAATTTTAACTCCCTATATTTTCAAAGTTGGATGAATATTTCCAGATAATAGATCTGCTGAATAAAAAGAGTTATAATCATATCTTGGGCATTTTGCATATTGCAGCTGTataaatgtctaaaaataaaatatggctaaagacaaattttaaaaacttctaatttgcatacattttaatagaacgcttctgaaatgATATTGAAAAATGGAATTTGGGACTAGGATGTTTTCCCAATATTTTTGAGAAGTGCACAACTGTTCTAGCTCTGATATTTTGTCTTTAATAATTCCACTAGCTTTTTGGAgttaggggcacgtgggtggctcagttggttaagtgtctgccttcagctcaggtcatggtcgcAGGGACCTGGGATAaagccccttgtggggctcctgctcagcagtgagtcagcttctccctctccctctctgctcctgccccagttattgcacatactctctctcatactcattcactctctctcaaataaataaaatcttttttaaaaaataaataactagttAAACTTTGTCTTCAATTTTCTTAGACAAACTGGACCTCAGTCACTATGAGAAGAATACCTCtaaatttaaaagttacaaatagTCTAGAACTTTGATAATAATGTGAAGACATCTGTGAAATGCAGTAATATTTTGGTTTGAAAATATGTAGCTATAACTTACACCAACTGTGTCCCCATGATATGAATGCTAGTACTCtataaaatggttttctttttcagttttggttaggtttctgagaagaaaataaaataattcccaaACTAAGACCCAGTCTTGAACttgtataaaataaaagaggaaaagacaacATAATTTCTCTCTTGCAATGAGATGACATATGCTCTAGAGTCAAATTTAACTAACCTCTATTAACACTTTTCGGCCAAGAAGCTAGCACATTTTTCATGGGAAAACTCTTCCATTTATTATCTCTAACGAACAGAATGAGATAATACTGTCTTTAAGACAACTACCCTAATCCTGGGGAGATACTCATATGCAaaggataaatatttttgtttgaaaaattgataaatatttttgtttgaaaaagcaaaattttgggatccctgggtggcgcagcggtttgacgcctgcctttggcccagggcgcgatcctggagacccgggatcgattcccacgtcgggctcccggtgcatggagcctgcttctctctgcctgtgtctctgcctctctttctctctctgtgactatcataaataaataaaaattaaaaaaaatatttaaaaaaaaagaaaaagaaaaagaaaaattttgcttCTGTTGGAAGCAAAGGACAGCCTCACTTGGTGATGGTATCTATAGAAAGAAAACCATGAAAGATAAACCTATAGCCTTCTCTTAGTGATGGCATTTCCATTCAACAGGTTTGGATTATCTCCCTTGAAAAAACTATATGACAATTCTGAGCTTTTCTACTATAGTGAAAACACATATTTGAAATGTCAGGAGGAAGCTGGTAGCTTTCAGGCTACCAGTGGGACTTAAAGCTTTATGAGAACACCATAGGCAATTTGCTTTTTAGGGGAAAAGGTGTTCAAATTCTCAACTGGACCAAAGGAAGCTAAGGGAGCACGTGGGGGAGGTTTCCAAGCAGCTTCAGAATTCTGATATTCAGCATAAAATACTATGGAAATACTGAATCTTTACCTATTATTACTATAGTTCTTTTATTCCTAAATACTTCTCCTATATCTCTTTGGAATTGTTTTTTGGTACTGTTAATATGCATGTACTCCTTCAGTTTCATGTGTAAGCACTTATACTAATTTAAAACTAAAGATTGTACTTTACTgcagaaagataaataattttttagccAATACATTCATTGTGTTAATATATTACTGAATTTTCtccttaatatattatttataaatccTTTATTTGTCCCAAGCAAGGAGGTGAATCCACATAATGTTTAAAAGCTTCAGAGTTGTATGCTTGAtaaatatgtgcatgtatatatacgcataaatttattttaaatatgattctttaaaaatatactgatgGCTAGTGGTGTGGTGGTATAAAATATCTTGGAAATATTGGTTATttgaaaatactatattttatgtaCTTTCTTTGTCCAGTATTGTAATGCAGAGAATAAAGATTAAGCACAGTTTATAAGTGACAAATTCTCAGAATATGCCTCTTGGATCATAtggtgatgaaaaagttctgattGTCAATGAAAACTGAGATGGTAATAAAAAATCAGAAGCAAGTTAAAATTATGATATTTTCTGATggtcttctatatccattcagaACAGTTCCCCTTCTATGATCTCAGTTAATATTGgtcatgaaatattttcttcccataatgaagaaaatattttaattccactGGTAGATTTGCTAGCAGCATATTTGATGTAGTGAGTAAATATTCAGATAACTAATGAACATATGCAATTGCTGGATGAATTATATTATTATGCAAAAACTCATATAAGGAGGCATTTGAGTGGTAAGTTAGAAACTGATGTTCAGtaagagcaaaatgaaaaaaagtttcatctcgcaataatgaaaatattttcacttactAACAATGAATGTCTCcagatatattttaagattttagacAATAGGTCATAAAAATGGTAAATACAACGTATGGCTAAAAGAAACACTACCTATTTTTTGCTATTTGCCATTTAGATAGGAAATATTCACATTCCATTCAGAGTTggtcattttcattcttttcaacttattcagggggaaaaatgaagaaaccTATAAAACTGATGACAGTGTTGGTTTTAGAGCTGGATGCTATTATTCTTCAGATcaacaaattaatttatttgatagctGACAAATAGCTAATGTGCAGTGTTTTCCAGAATCAGTTTTTTCAGTGTTCCTTCAAACCATTCTAGGATTTTGTGTCTAACCcaatttaatttgaaaacaatAAGTGCTTGTAAAGTCCAGAGTTTTAATCTCTTCTGAATCGTTGTCTTTGAAATTAGGCATTTTTGTTAAGTATTGAAAATTCATTGATGGTGATATTCACTacaaaaaaatgaagtgaatgaAACAAAGGAGttggtttaataaaaaaatgtggCACTTTACCTTTGGATTTTAATACATGAAtctgttcttttatattttaatcaaagaTGTAGGCATCTGCAATGTATTTGTCAGAGTAAATATGAAAGTCTTACTTAAGATTAAGTGagatttgaaaatcattttaagtgatccacaatatttgaaaattattagaGCTAATAAATAACACTTGAAAATCATATAAAGTAGCCAGTTCATGGATGATATTGTATTTACTATAATGGTGTAAGCTATAATTGATGGAAAATAGTTGGTAActgcacaaaaataaaaatagatcttaTATTTTATGGATTTTGGAAACTTGCTTTATGAGGTGTTTAATTAAAGCAAAGTTtctggtgtgggtgtgtgtgtgtgtgtgtgtgtgtttgtgtgtgtgtgtgtgtgtgtgtgtgtgtttaaaccaTACCATTTGGCACATGAAAGTGCAGTGGGTGGTATGGCTGAAAGAAAATAGGTGGTGGTCCAGATGTCACATAATAAGTAGGGTGCCCTCCCTCAGCAGCAAAGTATGGAGCAGGCTGATAAAAGCAAGTTACATTATCTGTATTAGGTAGGATATTCTGTTCTCCAAGTACTTTTAAAGCCATAAGGGTGATCatattgagcgtctgccttctttCATGTCCCATGAGACAAACAGTGCTTTCATTCACAACTCCACGCAAGGTCATAAGGTAGTCATACTTGCTCTTTTCTTCACCTATGAAATGGTTACGAAGGTATGATTCAATCTTCATTTGCTGTTCTGCTACATcaggaaaatcaataaagaacCTAGAACACATATAACGTTCCAGTGTCTTGATTTCTGCTTCACAAGCTGGCTTAAAGTCACGAACCAGCAAGTTGCTGTACTTCAGAAGGCCACCACCTCTAAtctcttcaggttttctagtAGATATAAGCTTGAATTGCAAATGTGTCATTGCTTCCCGGAAGTCTCCATACATGCTTTCAGCTACCACAACAGGATAGGATTCTTTGGTTAGTTTAGCATTTTTGTCACTGTAGAATTCTAACATGGGATCCAAAACAATTTGAAAGGAATCAACGCTAAATTCAAATTGTCGTCTGAGTGAATTCACAAATTTTAGCTCTACATTCTTTCCAGTGTTgtttgaaagagaaatgagacTCCAACGATCGTGCTTATTGCAAACTTTGACCATCTTTTGCACATAAGCCTCTCTCATGGTTTTCAGGgtgatcttttcctttttcacacCTTTTGGTAAAAAGTCAAGTAGACAACCAAGAACTGCATCCTTAACAACTTGAAATTCCTGATCACTTGGTAGTTCAACACCAAAAATAACATCTAGATCCTTATAGCTGATTCCATTGTGACTTGCAAGTATATAACTTGCTGTGGAACCATTCAATCGGGTATCTTTAACAATAATTCCTTGCTCTATTAATTGCTCTTTCACAACCTGAATGATATCTTTTGGTTTTACCTCCAATGTGGGGAAATTCCCCCTTCCATGAATTGGAATTACTTCATCTAATACTTGATCCAGTGTTATAAGTTGATCCCAAATGAGATTGCTAAATCTGATTTCAGACATTGTAAAGTCAGTAGAACAActaaaaagcaagcaaaacatTAAAATCAGTGTTAAACCTAAAGCATGTAAAAAGTTAACAGACTTCTCTCAACATAAAGCTAATGTTAGAAAGTTAATTATCACTGTACCTAAttgtgtttaaatatattttttagtttttatttaaattccagttagcatacagtgtaatattagtttcaggtgtacaatatagtgattcaacactttaaTACAACAGCCAGtgttcatcacagcaagtgcactccttaatccccatcaccaattTTATAcatctccctacccacctccccccctggtaaccatcagtttgttgtctatagTTAAGCAAGTGAAATAAAACCCATTATGATTCTGTCAGAATTTTTAGATCCATTGGTATATGCAAACAAACATTCTTAGGGAATTCTTATAGTTGCaattactttttatataaaatggtGGTCTTCTCAATCCCCTCCATGTAAATACTATAATGATTATATTTGGTACACATTTTTTCATGAAATTACCATAGTATATCATTGATATTATTTGTCATGAATTTAAAGCGAGGTCAAAGAGCATGTCTATGTGTGTTAGATCCAGCTGACTGAAGGTATAATGTTTAGAAATATATAGCATCTTTAATACAAAAACTTTAGGGCaataaccgctgagccactcaggtgtcccagacttAACTCATTTTGAATTGACTTTGACAGTccataccatatatatatatatatatatatagtatggtTTCATATATATTATTGCTCAAATTTTAAAGACTATTCATTAGGCTATGAATTCCCTGAATTTGAGGATAAGGATGGCACCTAATTTATGACCTCTTCTACTATGTGCCCATAACCTTATAAAAAATGTTGAAGGAAATAATATGTAgtcactttaaaatgaaaactaaatgagGCAACTCCATGTGTCTCCAAAATGAGAGTAAGAATATATAAAACCATAAGATTCCTGAGGTCTAAACACATTTTCTGCAGATGTACAATATGACATGCTCAGAAAATTTTACAGTTTGGAGGTGTTAAGAAATTAAAGttataaatactataaattcaattgttaaatatattattaggTACAATTACAGTTACTACATGGATCTTCAAATACTCTATTAAGCTGTCTAAGCAAATAAATCTAGGAAAACAAAGTGTTAGTTATGGATGTAGCTTTGGGTTTAGGCTTCCTATCTtgaattccagaaataaaaaatacctgaAATTTAAGGCAGATTTGCATAGAGTATTCATATTTTGCCTATATAAGGAGTTATTGGAAAAAATCTCAATATTTAGAATTTTGTGTTATAGAAATAGagcaaatatcattatatttgacatatatagaatcaactttttttcttttcttgatttacttatttgcttgtttgtttatttaattccagtataactAGGGGgtaccgggtggctcagtggttgagcatctgcctttggctcaggtagtgatcctaaggtcctgggatcaagtcctgcattgggctccctgtgggaagcctgcttatccctttgcttatgtctctgcctttctctctgtgtctctcatgaataaataaataaaatctaaaaaaaataattccagtataactaacatacagtgttagtttcaggcacacaatatagtgattcaactattctatacattactcagcatcataagtgtactcttaatccccttagctatttcacccatccctctcATCCACTTCCCCtcaggtaaccatcagtttgttctctgtattttagagtgtgtattttttctttttttctttgttcatttgtttcttatattccactcGTATCTTGGAcctact contains the following coding sequences:
- the TENT5D gene encoding terminal nucleotidyltransferase 5D isoform X1 produces the protein MALGCSTDFTMSEIRFSNLIWDQLITLDQVLDEVIPIHGRGNFPTLEVKPKDIIQVVKEQLIEQGIIVKDTRLNGSTASYILASHNGISYKDLDVIFGVELPSDQEFQVVKDAVLGCLLDFLPKGVKKEKITLKTMREAYVQKMVKVCNKHDRWSLISLSNNTGKNVELKFVNSLRRQFEFSVDSFQIVLDPMLEFYSDKNAKLTKESYPVVVAESMYGDFREAMTHLQFKLISTRKPEEIRGGGLLKYSNLLVRDFKPACEAEIKTLERYMCSRFFIDFPDVAEQQMKIESYLRNHFIGEEKSKYDYLMTLRGVVNESTVCLMGHERRQTLNMITLMALKVLGEQNILPNTDNVTCFYQPAPYFAAEGGHPTYYVTSGPPPIFFQPYHPLHFHVPNGMV
- the TENT5D gene encoding terminal nucleotidyltransferase 5D isoform X2, coding for MSEIRFSNLIWDQLITLDQVLDEVIPIHGRGNFPTLEVKPKDIIQVVKEQLIEQGIIVKDTRLNGSTASYILASHNGISYKDLDVIFGVELPSDQEFQVVKDAVLGCLLDFLPKGVKKEKITLKTMREAYVQKMVKVCNKHDRWSLISLSNNTGKNVELKFVNSLRRQFEFSVDSFQIVLDPMLEFYSDKNAKLTKESYPVVVAESMYGDFREAMTHLQFKLISTRKPEEIRGGGLLKYSNLLVRDFKPACEAEIKTLERYMCSRFFIDFPDVAEQQMKIESYLRNHFIGEEKSKYDYLMTLRGVVNESTVCLMGHERRQTLNMITLMALKVLGEQNILPNTDNVTCFYQPAPYFAAEGGHPTYYVTSGPPPIFFQPYHPLHFHVPNGMV